In the Kribbella sp. NBC_00482 genome, one interval contains:
- a CDS encoding class I SAM-dependent methyltransferase → MRQPWNHNIHYHPQILKAVPHGAERALDVGCGEGMLARKLRRVVPEVTGIDLDTPSLELARGRGDEIEYLHGDFLQHPFEPESYDVVASVATLHHVDARIGLLRMRELVRPGGALVVVGLARTTPRDLPYAAAGVAVGYAHRAVKGHWEHPSPTVWPPPATFHEMRDLATDLLPGATYRRHLLFRYSITWRK, encoded by the coding sequence ATGCGGCAGCCGTGGAACCACAACATTCACTACCATCCGCAGATCCTCAAGGCCGTTCCGCACGGCGCTGAGCGGGCGCTGGATGTCGGCTGCGGTGAGGGCATGCTCGCCCGGAAGCTGCGTCGCGTCGTACCTGAGGTCACCGGGATAGACCTCGACACGCCCAGCCTCGAGTTGGCGCGTGGGCGCGGGGACGAGATCGAGTACCTCCACGGGGACTTCCTGCAGCATCCGTTCGAGCCCGAGTCGTACGACGTGGTCGCATCGGTCGCCACGCTGCATCACGTCGACGCCCGCATCGGGCTCCTCCGAATGCGTGAACTCGTGCGTCCGGGCGGGGCGTTGGTGGTCGTCGGTCTGGCACGTACGACGCCACGCGACCTCCCGTACGCAGCGGCCGGCGTCGCCGTGGGGTACGCACACCGAGCGGTGAAAGGCCACTGGGAGCATCCGTCCCCCACCGTATGGCCGCCACCTGCCACGTTCCACGAGATGCGCGACCTCGCCACGGATCTCCTACCCGGCGCGACCTACCGCCGCCACCTCCTCTTCCGCTACTCGATCACCTGGCGGAAGTGA
- a CDS encoding L-fucose/L-arabinose isomerase family protein, which yields MVKTRIGLVAGGLGAYWPQFPDLLPQLQASARRVSERFAALDCEVVDVGFISDAQEGAAAAEKLRAADCDLIVGFLTTYMTASMLVPVAQRSGAPVLLLNLQPTEAMDHATFDTGAWLAYCGACPLPEMANAFERCGIDFRSVSGYLEDERAWARIDRWIRAAGVRAALRHGRHGLLGHLYPGMMDVITDPTQVSAQLGGHVEILEIDDLRVRVEKVTDAETSARMELAREIFTLDDSVKDEDFKWGATVSVALDRLVEDFSLDSLAYYHRGLDGEMHERVAAGMILGASLLTARGVPAAGEYELRTSLAMLVMDKLGAGGSFTELQALNFRDNVVEMGHDGPAHLAISARKPLLRGLGVYHGKRGWGVSVEFDVQQGPVTLCGLGQRRDGSFNLIASEGTVVPGPLLQIGNTTSRVDFGCDPGEWTDAWSASGVAHHWALGTGHRGADLAAVADLMHLDLTVVAP from the coding sequence ATGGTCAAGACTCGGATCGGGTTGGTCGCGGGTGGCTTGGGTGCGTACTGGCCGCAGTTCCCGGACCTGCTGCCGCAGTTGCAGGCGTCCGCGCGGCGAGTGTCGGAGCGGTTCGCGGCGCTCGATTGCGAGGTGGTGGACGTCGGGTTCATCTCCGACGCGCAGGAAGGGGCCGCGGCCGCCGAGAAGCTGCGGGCGGCGGACTGTGATCTGATCGTCGGCTTCCTCACGACGTACATGACCGCGTCGATGCTGGTCCCCGTTGCTCAGCGCAGCGGGGCGCCGGTGCTGTTGCTGAACCTGCAGCCGACCGAGGCGATGGACCACGCCACCTTCGACACCGGCGCCTGGCTGGCGTACTGCGGCGCCTGTCCGCTGCCGGAGATGGCGAACGCGTTCGAGCGATGCGGGATCGACTTCCGCTCGGTGTCCGGCTACCTGGAGGACGAGCGGGCGTGGGCGCGGATCGACCGGTGGATCCGCGCCGCCGGAGTGCGGGCCGCGCTGCGGCACGGGCGGCACGGCCTGCTGGGGCACCTGTACCCAGGGATGATGGACGTGATCACCGACCCGACGCAGGTGTCCGCGCAGCTCGGCGGGCATGTGGAGATCCTGGAGATCGACGACCTTCGGGTACGGGTCGAGAAGGTCACCGACGCGGAGACGTCGGCCAGGATGGAGCTGGCCCGGGAGATCTTCACCCTCGACGACTCTGTGAAGGACGAGGACTTCAAGTGGGGCGCCACGGTCTCGGTCGCCCTGGATCGCCTGGTCGAGGACTTTTCCCTTGATTCGTTGGCCTATTACCACCGCGGGCTCGACGGAGAGATGCACGAGCGGGTCGCGGCCGGGATGATCCTCGGCGCGTCGTTGCTGACGGCAAGGGGTGTACCGGCGGCCGGTGAGTACGAGCTGCGGACCTCGCTGGCGATGCTGGTGATGGACAAGCTCGGTGCCGGCGGGTCTTTCACCGAGCTGCAGGCGCTGAACTTCCGCGACAACGTGGTCGAGATGGGGCACGACGGCCCCGCACATCTGGCGATCTCTGCGCGGAAGCCGTTGCTGCGCGGGCTGGGTGTGTACCACGGCAAGCGTGGGTGGGGCGTGTCGGTTGAGTTCGACGTACAGCAAGGGCCGGTGACGCTGTGCGGTCTGGGGCAGCGGCGCGACGGGTCGTTCAACCTGATCGCTTCCGAGGGGACCGTCGTACCTGGACCGCTGCTGCAGATCGGGAACACGACGTCGCGAGTGGACTTCGGGTGTGACCCCGGGGAGTGGACCGACGCGTGGTCGGCGTCCGGCGTCGCGCATCACTGGGCCCTCGGGACGGGGCACCGGGGTGCTGACCTGGCCGCAGTCGCCGATCTGATGCACCTCGACCTCACGGTGGTCGCGCCGTGA
- a CDS encoding LuxR C-terminal-related transcriptional regulator, producing the protein MTVLPQELRPLARRVPPREISHDDLQLLRLLATGLPVDGVARRLDLSERTVRRRTRLICDRLGFSTAIEAIVWAARRGLV; encoded by the coding sequence ATGACCGTCCTCCCCCAGGAACTTCGACCCCTCGCGCGACGGGTACCGCCGCGCGAGATCAGCCACGACGACCTGCAACTCCTCCGCCTGCTCGCCACCGGCCTCCCGGTCGACGGCGTCGCCCGGCGCCTCGATCTGTCCGAACGCACCGTCCGCCGGCGCACCCGGCTGATCTGCGACCGCCTCGGCTTCAGCACCGCCATCGAAGCCATCGTCTGGGCCGCCCGCCGCGGCCTGGTCTGA
- a CDS encoding HIRAN domain-containing protein, with product MELIPFSLWGDALWCGQEVVRETPHEQAIRSLFPDPIPARGADLDTEADLVPEPHNRFDPRSIAVRVHGKVVGYLPRDDAHRYHPVLSDLVAQGLQPQVPCHLWVSEWEPADWDGKGAQGTEFHASVAVALGQPHMLMPVNLPPPGSFHLLPPGSGIVVPGSEVHPDVLAPFFRAEGECWAYGTMHAIEEEDSFQDRHRIVVEIRLDDEPVGRLSPRLSAEFLPAIHYLADIRAETAARVAVRGDRCASEVILYAARSHDLPATWPDGLARSPVASPQWHYWATKEAN from the coding sequence ATGGAACTGATTCCGTTCAGTCTGTGGGGCGACGCTTTGTGGTGCGGTCAGGAAGTCGTGCGGGAGACCCCGCACGAGCAGGCGATCAGAAGCCTGTTCCCCGACCCCATCCCGGCGCGCGGCGCAGATCTGGACACCGAGGCGGACCTCGTCCCGGAACCGCACAACCGTTTCGACCCGCGGTCGATCGCCGTCCGGGTGCATGGCAAGGTTGTCGGCTATCTGCCGAGGGACGACGCGCACCGGTACCACCCGGTGTTGTCAGATCTGGTGGCACAAGGCCTGCAACCGCAGGTTCCCTGCCACCTGTGGGTCAGTGAGTGGGAACCGGCAGACTGGGACGGCAAGGGCGCCCAGGGCACCGAGTTTCACGCGAGTGTCGCGGTCGCCCTCGGGCAGCCGCACATGCTCATGCCGGTGAACCTGCCCCCGCCAGGCAGTTTTCACCTGCTACCGCCCGGCAGCGGCATCGTCGTGCCGGGCAGCGAGGTGCATCCCGACGTACTGGCGCCGTTCTTCCGCGCGGAGGGCGAGTGCTGGGCGTACGGCACCATGCACGCGATCGAGGAGGAGGACAGCTTTCAGGACCGGCACCGGATCGTGGTCGAGATCCGGCTCGACGACGAACCCGTCGGCCGGCTCAGCCCGCGGCTGAGCGCCGAGTTCCTGCCCGCGATCCATTACCTCGCCGACATCCGTGCCGAGACCGCCGCCCGGGTCGCCGTCCGCGGCGACCGTTGCGCATCGGAGGTGATTCTCTACGCGGCGCGGAGTCACGACCTGCCGGCTACCTGGCCGGACGGGCTGGCCCGCTCCCCAGTCGCTTCCCCGCAATGGCATTACTGGGCCACGAAAGAGGCCAACTAG
- the ilvA gene encoding threonine ammonia-lyase IlvA, with product MQGSGSVARSTTGDTVDTVDAAAIEAAIKRLDGVAVRTPLERNLRLSERTGAQVWLKREDLQIGRSYKLRGAYNLIAQLDDAAKAAGVVCASAGNHGQGLAYSCHMLGVHGKVYVPRTTPRQKRDRIAALGGKQIQVIVTGDTYDDAAAAAIAEGSATGATMVPAFDDPRTVAGQGTVAIELVEQLGQAPDVLVVPVGGGGLVAGVATWIAERHPGVRIVGVEPGGAASMAAAVAAGKPVTLPHLDSFVDGAAVRRVGDATLPLVQRAGVELMSVPEGLVCSEMLALYQTDGLIAEPAGALSTSALGNGLDVRPGETVVCLLSGGNNDVSRYGEILERSLVYEGLKHYFLVTFPQEPGALRAFLDETLGPDDDITLFEYVKRNNRETGVALVGIEISTRDDLPLLLSRMEAAPLDIERINPNSPEFRYLI from the coding sequence ATGCAGGGCAGTGGTTCAGTCGCTCGATCGACGACCGGCGACACCGTCGACACCGTTGACGCAGCGGCCATCGAGGCCGCCATCAAGCGCTTGGACGGCGTCGCCGTCCGTACACCGTTGGAACGCAACCTCCGCCTCTCGGAGCGCACGGGCGCGCAGGTCTGGCTGAAGCGGGAGGACCTGCAGATCGGCCGTTCCTACAAGCTTCGCGGCGCGTACAACCTGATCGCGCAGCTCGACGACGCGGCCAAGGCGGCCGGTGTGGTGTGTGCGAGCGCCGGCAACCACGGCCAGGGGCTGGCGTATTCGTGCCACATGCTCGGCGTCCACGGCAAGGTGTACGTGCCGCGGACGACGCCGCGCCAGAAGCGGGACCGGATCGCGGCCCTCGGCGGCAAGCAGATCCAGGTGATCGTCACCGGCGACACGTACGACGACGCGGCCGCCGCCGCGATCGCGGAAGGTTCCGCGACCGGCGCGACGATGGTGCCGGCGTTCGACGACCCGAGAACCGTTGCGGGACAAGGGACCGTGGCGATCGAGTTGGTGGAGCAGCTCGGCCAGGCTCCCGACGTACTCGTGGTTCCGGTCGGTGGGGGCGGTCTCGTTGCGGGGGTTGCAACGTGGATCGCCGAGCGGCATCCCGGCGTACGCATCGTCGGGGTGGAACCGGGTGGCGCGGCGAGCATGGCTGCGGCGGTCGCGGCCGGTAAGCCGGTGACGTTGCCGCACTTGGACAGCTTCGTCGACGGTGCCGCCGTACGCCGGGTTGGTGACGCGACCCTCCCGCTGGTGCAGCGGGCCGGCGTCGAGCTGATGTCGGTGCCTGAAGGGCTCGTCTGCTCGGAGATGCTCGCGCTCTACCAGACCGACGGCCTGATCGCGGAGCCCGCGGGCGCTTTGTCGACAAGTGCCCTTGGCAACGGTCTCGACGTACGTCCGGGCGAGACCGTCGTCTGCCTGCTGTCCGGTGGGAACAACGATGTCAGCCGGTACGGCGAGATCCTCGAGCGCTCGTTGGTGTACGAAGGCCTGAAGCACTACTTCCTGGTGACGTTCCCGCAGGAGCCCGGCGCTCTGCGCGCCTTCCTCGACGAGACGCTCGGCCCCGACGACGACATCACGCTCTTCGAGTACGTCAAGCGCAACAACCGCGAGACCGGCGTCGCCCTGGTCGGCATCGAGATCAGTACCCGGGACGACCTCCCGCTGCTGCTGTCGCGGATGGAGGCCGCCCCGCTCGACATCGAGCGCATCAACCCGAACTCACCAGAATTCAGGTATCTGATCTGA
- a CDS encoding rhamnulokinase codes for MKGVAAVDLGASSGRVMLGEVGADVLELSELNRFWNGPVRVSGRLHWDVLHLYRSILEGLQAAGPLDGIGIDSWAVDYGLLDSDGRLLSNPVHYRDSRTDGVMERVLSTIPASDLYAVTGLQQLPFNTIYQLAAEKLPAAGTLLMVPDLLAYWLTGEVGVERTNASTTQLYDVRARAWSDELIARVGLPRRIFPELREPGDVVGTVLPDETGLAPGIPVIAVGSHDTASAVVAVPAVGERFAYISSGTWSLVGLELDAPVLTDDARDANFTNEGGVDGRTRFLRNVMGLWILQECQRVWGDDDLPGLLRDAASAPPYAVLIDPDAPEFLAPGNMPARIEEHCRATGQEPPRSRGAVVRCILESLALAYRRTLRAAQTIADREVDVLHVIGGGSQNELLCQLTADACGVPVLAGPVEASALGNVLVQARALGEPFPDLSAMRALVRSTHSLRRYDPQGKPADWDAAESRVFGTR; via the coding sequence GTGAAGGGGGTCGCGGCGGTGGACCTCGGAGCCTCGAGCGGGCGGGTGATGCTCGGCGAGGTGGGCGCTGACGTCCTCGAACTGAGTGAGCTGAACCGCTTCTGGAACGGTCCGGTGCGCGTGAGCGGCCGGCTGCACTGGGACGTCCTGCACCTCTACCGCTCGATCCTGGAGGGTCTACAGGCAGCCGGACCGCTCGACGGCATCGGCATCGACTCCTGGGCAGTCGACTACGGCCTGCTCGACTCGGATGGCCGACTGCTGAGCAACCCCGTTCACTACCGCGACTCGCGGACCGACGGCGTGATGGAACGCGTCCTGTCGACGATTCCCGCATCCGACCTGTACGCCGTCACAGGCCTGCAGCAACTCCCGTTCAACACCATCTACCAACTGGCGGCCGAAAAGCTGCCGGCCGCCGGCACGCTGTTGATGGTCCCGGACCTGCTGGCGTACTGGCTGACCGGTGAGGTTGGGGTTGAGCGGACGAACGCGTCGACCACGCAGCTGTACGACGTGCGCGCGCGGGCGTGGAGCGATGAGCTCATCGCGCGGGTGGGGCTGCCCCGGCGGATCTTTCCCGAACTGCGGGAGCCGGGAGATGTGGTGGGGACTGTCCTGCCGGACGAGACCGGGTTGGCGCCGGGGATTCCGGTGATTGCGGTCGGGTCGCACGACACGGCTTCGGCTGTGGTTGCGGTGCCCGCGGTGGGTGAGCGGTTCGCGTACATCTCCTCGGGGACCTGGTCGCTGGTCGGGCTCGAGCTCGATGCGCCGGTCCTGACGGATGACGCACGGGACGCGAACTTCACCAACGAAGGCGGCGTCGACGGGCGGACCCGGTTCCTGCGGAACGTGATGGGGCTGTGGATCCTGCAGGAATGCCAACGAGTCTGGGGCGACGACGACCTGCCCGGGCTGCTGCGGGACGCCGCCTCCGCGCCGCCGTACGCCGTACTGATCGATCCGGACGCCCCCGAGTTCCTTGCCCCGGGCAACATGCCTGCGCGGATCGAGGAGCATTGCCGGGCGACCGGTCAGGAACCGCCTCGATCACGCGGTGCCGTGGTTCGCTGCATCCTGGAGAGCCTCGCCCTCGCGTACCGCCGTACGTTGCGCGCCGCGCAGACGATCGCGGACCGCGAGGTCGACGTACTGCATGTGATCGGCGGTGGTTCGCAGAACGAGCTGCTCTGTCAGCTCACCGCCGATGCGTGCGGCGTACCCGTCCTCGCCGGGCCCGTCGAGGCCTCCGCGCTGGGCAACGTCCTCGTCCAAGCTCGCGCCCTCGGCGAGCCCTTCCCGGACCTGAGCGCGATGCGCGCCCTGGTCCGATCCACACATTCTCTGCGGCGCTACGACCCGCAGGGTAAACCGGCCGACTGGGACGCCGCCGAGTCCCGGGTGTTCGGAACAAGGTGA
- a CDS encoding GNAT family N-acetyltransferase, with protein sequence MSVVTPDAELLARAVRTFLNTDAGPHYLATPNTLTFVATAEDEVTGWCWGYLLPRPDGVAMLYLHNLAVVESYRSQGIGRALTSAFMDAGRSAGATKMFLTTGAENGPARKLYDSLGGGLAMQGPTVNYWFLL encoded by the coding sequence ATGAGCGTCGTCACCCCGGATGCCGAGCTCCTCGCGCGCGCCGTCCGCACCTTCCTGAACACCGACGCCGGCCCGCACTACCTCGCCACCCCCAACACGCTGACTTTCGTGGCCACCGCCGAGGACGAGGTCACCGGGTGGTGCTGGGGATATCTGCTGCCACGGCCCGACGGTGTAGCAATGCTCTATCTCCACAACCTGGCGGTCGTCGAGTCCTACCGAAGTCAGGGAATCGGCCGCGCTCTGACCAGTGCGTTCATGGACGCGGGGCGGTCCGCCGGCGCTACCAAGATGTTCCTCACCACGGGAGCTGAGAACGGTCCGGCGCGCAAGTTGTACGACTCGCTGGGTGGCGGGTTGGCGATGCAAGGGCCGACGGTCAACTACTGGTTCCTGTTGTAG